The nucleotide sequence GCCAGCATCTAAATCATTGATATCATCACGCTCCCACTCAAAGGTTGATCCAAAAGCATCTCCTTCAAATTTCGAATCTACCAGAATAGAACCTTGGGGACCTGCAAAGATATTAAAACCATCACTGGCATAAAACCTTAATAAAATCGGCACATCCACATAACTAAGTACCGTTCTGGAATCTGCAAAATTATCTGCTGTTGTTCCTTTTTGTGAAAAATAGGCTCCGGGCTCAATGGCAAAGTTATCGGTCACGAACATGTTTCCATATATACCTGCATGAAAACCCGCCCTATTGGTATAATCATTATTGGAGCCATCGTCTCCTCCCCAATTAAAGAAACTTGCCCCTCCACGAATACCAAAATTACTCATCTGAGCACTTGCCGGTGTCCTCCTTTGTGCATTTGCATCCCAAACAAATAATGTTACTGCGATAAAAGCAAAAATTACCTTTTTCATGTTGTTTATATAGTTGGTTCAACCACTACTCTACGAATTCCATGCCAAAACGTATGCTGCTTAATTTAATTAAATGTCTACCCCCTATGATAAAAGGCTGCTAAGCTCATTAGCACCTACTTAACTCTTTTTTCAATATAATAGGAATTTAAAACAGCCAAAGCCCCCATATACTTCAACTTAAAGCGAATCAGGTCCCCAACTTGGTAATTTTTCGGGTTTTTACCCAAATCCAGGATCAACATATCCGAACTTCCTCCCAATACTTCAAATTCGTCCTTATCATAAATCAAATATTTAGGATCTACATCCAACAAGCCCAGGTCCAATATTCCTCGAAAGGAAGATTGGCCATATAAGGATTCATCGATCTCAGCAATTTCCCCTTGGGGATTTGCTGCTAAATTACCCGTGGGCAAAAGTGGTTTTTCCTGCAACTCAATGATTTCAGCGCACAATTCAAAAACACCGTCATTCATCCCCTTGATGGTGGAATCGTCAAATAGATTGGCACCAAAATACAGGGTTTCCCCCACCCTGAAATGATTGACTCCTTTTGGTAACTGGTGGTTCAGCATCAGTGGAATGGTCACCGAAGTTCCTGCAGATACCCAAGGAATTTCTTTGTTGAATTTTAATTCAATGATCTGTTTATAAAGTGACAATTGAATTAATTTGTCTGTAGAAGGCATTACCCCATTTAGGCAATTTAAATTGGTACCTAGCCCAATCACCTCCACATTGGGCAACCTGAAAATCTTGGCATAAAACTCCACCAAATCTTCACCCATGACCCCTTCCCTTAAATCTCCAGTCTCCACCATAATGATGATTTGGTGTTTCTTTTGCTGCTTGACGGCCTCTTCACTGATCCACTTTATCGTATTTAATTCACTGTTCAAACTTACATCTGCATAGGTAACCACATCAGCCAGGTTACGCTTAGAAGGAGGTTTAATATAAACCGTTTTTATGTTTTCATTGATTTCCTTCACCTTAGCTAGATTACTTATCCTGGAATCATGGATTTCATCTATACCTAAGTCTATCAGCTCTTGGATGTAAATCTCATTTCCACATAGTAATTTGGAAACTGCTCCCCAAGCCACATTATTCTCCTTAAATTTCTGACGTAGAAATTCGTAATTCCTTTTCAGGTTATCCTTGTAAAGATTTAGAAATGCCATTTTATTTTTTCAACCTCATTTCGAGGTATTTATTGGTAAAACCCAGTTTTTCATAGAGTTTTCTTGCGGGATTGTCTGGCTCCACATGCAAGGCAATATCACCACTGGACATATCTATGGCTGTTTTCATTAATTTCTTCCCCACTCCTTTCCCTCTTTGATTGGCATTAACAGCTATATAAACTAAAATATTTTCTGGAATATATCCAGACATTCCTGTTTTATTCACCACTACTGCTCCTACAATCTTCCCATTTTCTCTTCCCATAACAACAAAACCTCCTTTATCGCCAGCCATGTCCAAAGCATAGTCCAAGCATTTCATGATATCCGCGTGAGGATCACCATATTCTTCCAAATGCTTAAACAGAAAATCTGCAATTTCGGTTTTTTGTAAAAAGGTGGCATTATCAATGGTTGAAAGTGTCTCTATTTTCATCATATTGGATATTTATTCTGTATATACTCACTAATTATTTAATTCAGCTTAAGCTATCAACAAGCAAAAACACTGCTAAAGAGGCTGTAAGCCCAAATAAATTGGCATCTAGCCCTAAGGGAAGTGACGTTCCACTAAGTGCCAAACCAGCCGTAACCCCGCCTCCTATGATCATCGAAGATAAAGCTGCTTTTGGATTTCTCTTATTCCAAAACAAACCTGCTAGAATAGGGACTAATAGGCCCGATACCATAAATGCATAAGAATAAAGCATCAATTCCAGCACATTGGTCATTTGCATAGCTATTAGCAAAGCCAAAGTCCCTATCACTAAAGTAAAAAGCTGGCTGAAATGCATGGATTTCTTTTCAGCTTGTTTGGCAAACCACCTTCCAAAAAGATCTGTAGTCAGATTTCCTGAGGCAGCCATCAGACATGAATCTGCAGTGGAAAGTACCGCTGAAAAATAAGCGGACATCATCAGTCCCATAATCCCTGCAGGTAAAACTGTACTAAGCAAAATAGGCAAGCCCATTTCTGGATCTAAATCTTCAATATTTTCTGCTATCATCCCTTGTTCAAAGGCAACCCTGGCCAATAATCCCAATGAAACACCCATAAAGGCCATAACCGGCCATTCAAAAAGCCCTGCAATATACCATGCTCGCTTGGCTGATTTCACATCTCTACTCGCGAAAATT is from Echinicola marina and encodes:
- a CDS encoding porin family protein — encoded protein: MKKVIFAFIAVTLFVWDANAQRRTPASAQMSNFGIRGGASFFNWGGDDGSNNDYTNRAGFHAGIYGNMFVTDNFAIEPGAYFSQKGTTADNFADSRTVLSYVDVPILLRFYASDGFNIFAGPQGSILVDSKFEGDAFGSTFEWERDDINDLDAGLVFGIGYNLPVGLNVQGSYDLGLTPVFKDSDAEVYNRGFKVSLGYSF
- a CDS encoding alanine racemase, with the protein product MAFLNLYKDNLKRNYEFLRQKFKENNVAWGAVSKLLCGNEIYIQELIDLGIDEIHDSRISNLAKVKEINENIKTVYIKPPSKRNLADVVTYADVSLNSELNTIKWISEEAVKQQKKHQIIIMVETGDLREGVMGEDLVEFYAKIFRLPNVEVIGLGTNLNCLNGVMPSTDKLIQLSLYKQIIELKFNKEIPWVSAGTSVTIPLMLNHQLPKGVNHFRVGETLYFGANLFDDSTIKGMNDGVFELCAEIIELQEKPLLPTGNLAANPQGEIAEIDESLYGQSSFRGILDLGLLDVDPKYLIYDKDEFEVLGGSSDMLILDLGKNPKNYQVGDLIRFKLKYMGALAVLNSYYIEKRVK
- a CDS encoding GNAT family N-acetyltransferase gives rise to the protein MMKIETLSTIDNATFLQKTEIADFLFKHLEEYGDPHADIMKCLDYALDMAGDKGGFVVMGRENGKIVGAVVVNKTGMSGYIPENILVYIAVNANQRGKGVGKKLMKTAIDMSSGDIALHVEPDNPARKLYEKLGFTNKYLEMRLKK